In bacterium, the sequence GCGTTCCCGCGTTCTTTCTTGAGGTAACAGTCCCAAAAACCAAGTATTCCTGTAAGGTTGCGGCCCAGGACGAATGACCTCCGGACCTCCGATATGAAGGATGAGCACTTCCCGAGCTGCCCAAGCGAGCGGCAGCCAAGTAACGTCCCTAAGATAACGTCCTGCGCGGGCTGTCGTTTGAGCAAGGCATTTCGCGAAGCCTCCAGGCTCTCAACGGCCTCCTTGGCGCTCCCTATCTTCGAGAGGGCGAGCCCCTTGACCATAAGCACCTCGCCGAGCCAAACCGAATTGGGATAGTCCTTCAGAAACTCGTCAGCCGCTGCATCACAGTTCTCGAACGCCTTGATCGCGTAAAAACTCCTGCAAAGCGCAAGCTGCGACCGCTGTGCCAGGTCAGGAGTCAGCCCCGCCCGCCGGGAGCCAAGAGAGTTCAGGACAGGAACCGCATCGATCGCCCGGCCGCACTCCAGCAACATCTCGCCGAGCTCAAAAGAAGCCTCAGCAGCGACGGGGCTGTCTGAGAATGAGTGCACAATTGACTTGTAGCGCTTGGCGGCCTCGTCGAAATCTGTCCGGATTCGGCCCGCCCTCGCCAGCATCAGGTAGCACTGCTCGATATGCGAGCCGAACGGCTCCTCAACTATGAGTTCCTCAAAGAGCTTCTCTGCCCTGCCGAGGTCCTTGGCCCCAACAAGAGCGCACGCAAGGCGGTAGCGGCACTCGTAACGCGCCTCGCTCCCAAGATTCATCGCAAGCATCTTCTCGTAGGTGGATGCGGCGGCAACGTGATCCTCCTTTTCCTCGAGCCATCTCCCGATTAGGCCCATGATGTGTTGCCTCTCCTCTCCACTAGGCGGATTGCCCTCGTCAAGGAGCTTCCTAAGCCCCGAGACGGCAAGATCATAATCGCCAAGAGCTGCCGCCTCCCATGACCTAACCACGCTGGTCGCGAGCCTGAGTTCAGGCTCCTTCCGAGACTGGTATTGGCCCAAAAGATCAGCAGCCCGCTGATAGTCTTCTTGCTTATAGACCGACCAGATCACTCCGAGCGACGAGGCAGTCGCCTGCTCGGCCGTTGGAAAGTCGCTGACGAGCGACGAGAATAGCTTCTCAGACTCCTTGAAATCGCTCGAGAGGTAATCCGTTACCGCCAGGTTGAAAAGAGCGCGTGCCCTCGCTTGGTCGCTCTTTACTTTTTTGCGGAGTGTCCTAAATGCCCTGCGCGACTCATCTAGCCGTGAGACCGACAGGAGGGATTCGGCATAGTGCTCGTAAAGCTGCTCGCCAAGCTGTGAGCCGTAGCCCTTCTTGAAAAGCTTAGCGTAGTTCGCAATCCCGTCCTCGAAACGCTCCTGTATGAACAATAGCTCGGCGAGCTTTGCCGTCGCGTCCTCGAACTGCTTGTCGCAACGCTTCTGCTCAAGAAGCCGTTTGAACGTCCCCTCAGCATCGGTGTAGTGCCCCATGCGCTGCTGATTGGTCCCCAAAAGAATCATCGCCTCGCACAGCCTCGCACCGTCAGTGAACTCGGTTACATATTGTTGGAGATACCTCGTCGCTTCCCTAAACTTCCCAAGGTTCTCCTGTGCATTGCCCGCGAGAAAAACAGCATCGGGCATGAATTGCCCCGAAGGAAACTGCTCCATCAGCTGCGCGAGCTGCTTGGCAGCGAGCTCGTATTGCCCATCCTCATAGAGGCGCAGCGCAAATTGATACATCGAGGCCTCATCCCTCGGGTACACTTGGGCCGTCAACGCTAGAAAGACAGCGACACATCCCAGCAGGCGAAAAACACTCGTACGTCGCAGGCTACGCATTCACTAGCACCCGCCTATCTTGAAATCGCTCAAAACCGATAAGACGCACTCATCCCATAATCGGGTTCAATCGACAGTTTATAGACACACGCGCTTCAGTCAAGGGAAGCGTTTAAGAAAGGGTCTGGCATTTGCACCCCTTCTAGTCGATAATCGAATCATGAAGAGCGTTTTTGAGCCAGCAAATGCTGATGATGCAGAAATGATTCCCTTGGCGGCAAGGGTGAGGCCCAAGTCGCTCGATGAGATAATCGGTCAGCAGCACCTTATCGGTCCAGGGAAGCCATTCAGGAAGCAAATTGAGCGGGACCAGATATTCTCCTTGATCCTGTGGGGACCTCCCGGCAGCGGCAAAACAACCCTCGCAATGCTCATGGCGAAAGAAACCAAGGCCGAGTTCGTCCGGCTAACGGCAGTCGGAGCGGGGGTCGCGGACGTCAGAAAAGTCATCGAGATGGCCGCACAGAGCAAATCGCTCTATCGGAGAAGGACTATCCTGTTCATCGACGAGGTCCACCGGTTCAACAAGGCCCAGCAGGACCGGCTGCTGCCCGCAGTGGAGGACGGCACGGTTATCCTCATAGGTGCAACGACCGAGAACCCATCCTACGAGGTCATACCACCCCTGCGCTCGAGGACGAGAACGTTCCTCCTCAAGCCGCTCAGTCGGGATGAGCTGCTTGCGGTTGTTGACCGCGCCCTCTTGATTGATGAGGCACTGCAAAGAGCGAACATAAAGATGGGCGATGACACAAAAAAGATGATAGCCGCGTTTTCTGGCGGTGATGCGAGACAGGCGCTTAACATACTTGAGATGTCGGTTGCCCTCGCCGAGAAGGGGGAGAACGGCACAGTAGTGACTACGGACGACGTCGCAAACGCCGTCCAAGAGCGTGCCGCGTACTACGACAAGGCCGGCGACAGGCACTACGATACGATCTCGGCGTTCATCAAGAGCGTCCGCGGCAGCGACCCTGACGCTGCGGTTCTGTGGCTTGCAAGAATGCTCCTAGCGGGCGAAGACCCCATATTCATCGCCAGGCGACTTTTGATTCTCGCCTCAGAGGACATCGGTAACGCTGATCCGATGGGCATCACGGTGGCGGCGAGCGCAGCAAAAGCGGTCGAGATAGTCGGGATGCCAGAGGCGAAGATCATCCTTGCGCAGGCAACGACATACCTCGCCACAGCGCCGAAGAGCAACGCCTCGTATCTTGCGATTGCGCGAGCGGAGGCATTGATAAAGAAGATGGGCGACAAGCTGCGGGTTCCATTACACCTGCGCGATAGCTCCTTTGCTGCGGCGAAG encodes:
- a CDS encoding replication-associated recombination protein A; translated protein: MKSVFEPANADDAEMIPLAARVRPKSLDEIIGQQHLIGPGKPFRKQIERDQIFSLILWGPPGSGKTTLAMLMAKETKAEFVRLTAVGAGVADVRKVIEMAAQSKSLYRRRTILFIDEVHRFNKAQQDRLLPAVEDGTVILIGATTENPSYEVIPPLRSRTRTFLLKPLSRDELLAVVDRALLIDEALQRANIKMGDDTKKMIAAFSGGDARQALNILEMSVALAEKGENGTVVTTDDVANAVQERAAYYDKAGDRHYDTISAFIKSVRGSDPDAAVLWLARMLLAGEDPIFIARRLLILASEDIGNADPMGITVAASAAKAVEIVGMPEAKIILAQATTYLATAPKSNASYLAIARAEALIKKMGDKLRVPLHLRDSSFAAAKDIGYGVGYKYPHDFRGHWIDQDYLPEELADVLLYDPSGIGHEEQILKRLEKIKALKRKAKGDK
- a CDS encoding tetratricopeptide repeat protein → MYQFALRLYEDGQYELAAKQLAQLMEQFPSGQFMPDAVFLAGNAQENLGKFREATRYLQQYVTEFTDGARLCEAMILLGTNQQRMGHYTDAEGTFKRLLEQKRCDKQFEDATAKLAELLFIQERFEDGIANYAKLFKKGYGSQLGEQLYEHYAESLLSVSRLDESRRAFRTLRKKVKSDQARARALFNLAVTDYLSSDFKESEKLFSSLVSDFPTAEQATASSLGVIWSVYKQEDYQRAADLLGQYQSRKEPELRLATSVVRSWEAAALGDYDLAVSGLRKLLDEGNPPSGEERQHIMGLIGRWLEEKEDHVAAASTYEKMLAMNLGSEARYECRYRLACALVGAKDLGRAEKLFEELIVEEPFGSHIEQCYLMLARAGRIRTDFDEAAKRYKSIVHSFSDSPVAAEASFELGEMLLECGRAIDAVPVLNSLGSRRAGLTPDLAQRSQLALCRSFYAIKAFENCDAAADEFLKDYPNSVWLGEVLMVKGLALSKIGSAKEAVESLEASRNALLKRQPAQDVILGTLLGCRSLGQLGKCSSFISEVRRSFVLGRNLTGILGFWDCYLKKERGNARKAAECFKELAREMDDPQLASLCYVQACQCSAAEGRPGDAAGCAEALRSLDVGWPFATVAEELVRKAFMQEGSFAKSVVSIAEFREHEPGAFLGVEQTFKRAEVAFSEGKLGKACRLLSKQIGINPQSKLLYASRLLLARACMARKKLGAAEDALSPVVSDQAAAPRLKQESLALLGDIWFQRDKPRQAVECYKRLNHPVRENRRDEALLLFRVGQAYRRLGDSDLAIDYYGLLVTEYGDVKGLCEELVAVGDNLRKMGKFKLAQSALSIVISDDSCQARYTVEAQFWFAHTLQEQGRFDEAILRYLDLSYSYTQEAAVPWVTSARANVGECYEVKGDFDEAVRVYEKIIEKYPGSLWSKQARARIDRIKERSRQSVQESGK